The following proteins are encoded in a genomic region of Mycoplasma sp. NEAQ87857:
- a CDS encoding Mbov_0401 family ICE element transposase-like protein codes for MVYEVFIIYLNQIEEKFRTETRLKFFPKWIVSRRVKRKLITSNGIYYFNLTRYKIYDEALGKYRTFTYYHHEYLEQLKTSKFDIKLKKDAISNYINGNKTKDIFSSFNPSKQLIHFWIKNENILNNDIKLCENNQWNYIDNLTDYSNNVIKNEHKYLYVEIDDAFFSVQNKHKTIGKRSRMLRFYLEKDSQKKQVKCKNELFYLENSNKASKVSIEYLIEQINYIKDTFYNKDLKIVVKGDGAKWIQKLANSKDYIPILDKFHFMKLTFDTFGATKKKNKENSIFYENKDYFYNDMNLYNSVENAINSKNINVFNHLLNFIKEKVLDNLLPKLRQKIKKFLRYIKNNWNGISNLIKSEVNVKSSTESFVNNSLKRLIKKRGSRYNIKSIVYKIMMLGDENVGRFICW; via the coding sequence ATGGTATATGAAGTTTTTATCATTTACTTAAATCAGATTGAAGAAAAGTTTAGAACAGAAACAAGATTAAAATTTTTTCCAAAATGAATTGTTTCAAGAAGAGTAAAAAGAAAACTTATAACTTCTAATGGTATATATTATTTTAATCTTACTAGATACAAAATTTATGATGAAGCACTAGGTAAATATAGAACATTCACTTATTATCATCATGAATATTTAGAACAGCTTAAAACTTCCAAATTTGATATCAAATTAAAAAAAGATGCTATTAGCAATTATATTAATGGTAATAAAACAAAGGATATTTTTAGTTCTTTTAATCCTTCTAAGCAATTAATTCATTTTTGAATAAAGAATGAAAATATTTTAAATAATGATATTAAACTTTGTGAAAATAATCAATGAAACTATATTGATAATCTTACTGATTACTCTAATAATGTGATAAAAAACGAACATAAATATTTATATGTTGAAATAGATGACGCTTTCTTTTCTGTGCAAAATAAGCATAAAACTATCGGCAAAAGAAGTAGAATGCTTAGATTTTACTTAGAAAAAGACTCTCAAAAGAAACAAGTAAAATGTAAAAATGAGCTCTTTTATTTAGAAAATTCTAATAAAGCAAGTAAAGTTTCAATAGAGTATTTAATAGAACAAATCAATTATATAAAAGACACATTTTACAACAAAGATTTAAAAATTGTTGTTAAAGGTGATGGTGCTAAATGAATTCAAAAGTTAGCTAATTCAAAAGACTATATACCAATTTTAGATAAATTCCACTTTATGAAATTGACTTTTGATACGTTTGGAGCTACTAAGAAAAAGAATAAAGAAAATAGCATTTTCTATGAAAATAAAGATTATTTTTATAATGATATGAATCTTTATAACAGTGTAGAAAATGCTATAAATAGTAAAAATATAAATGTTTTTAATCACCTTTTAAACTTTATCAAAGAGAAAGTTCTTGATAATTTACTACCTAAACTAAGACAAAAAATCAAGAAATTTTTAAGATACATTAAAAACAATTGAAATGGTATTAGTAATCTTATCAAAAGCGAAGTTAATGTTAAATCATCTACTGAGAGCTTCGTTAATAACTCCTTAAAGAGATTAATCAAAAAGCGTGGTTCTAGATACAATATTAAGTCTATTGTATATAAAATCATGATGCTAGGAGATGAAAATGTTGGTAGATTTATATGTTGATAG
- a CDS encoding type IA DNA topoisomerase has translation MNLVIIEGAGKIKKIKQILGDGYSVVATGGHFKELENNGLYNVGINQQYEPSFVYSDNGKKTWKNILDSINNFKYQNIYIASDPDREGEAIAYHIYNSLPKSKLQNAKRIVFHEISAKAINQAINNPIELNMNLVYAQFARLIYDKLFGYRASSFIQQNLGLKSIGRIQGVAVKLLGDRDKEIANYQPNYKFKLTINVLGDNQKEVSLTEIDENENIKYYDSQDQIDTNINQVQCTKITTEAPKALKVPKPYITSTLLVDITKKYNVKAKEVQNALQVLYQDGLITYPRTDNYNISNDFMIELIDYLKIKKYHQVEDILDVKDVRNYKNNENSQEAHECLRIVHPEITTMSLIDKYKQLELGIYETLYNRTILQGLKDAIYQNTKIKLSSNNHCFITTSKKFTFLGFVRYLNKDDDIKSFTLNQSYKSSSEVKQVNLNPEPKLYTEASLINELEHKSIGRPSTYATFGGILLDREYAIKNKKDLVLTHKGKVLYQIVEREFKDFCNYDFTKNFEKDLDSIVLGQNNYQAYLKMQDNLISNLLNNKTNQDYSNLKQEIKESRYTRSKEKFCDACNEYRIERTSKTGNTFWVCSNYKYDASTKISSGCSIEWNNIYKNNKKLKK, from the coding sequence ATGAATTTAGTAATAATTGAAGGTGCTGGTAAAATTAAGAAAATCAAACAAATTTTAGGTGATGGTTATTCTGTTGTAGCTACTGGGGGACATTTTAAAGAACTTGAAAACAATGGACTTTATAATGTGGGTATCAATCAACAATATGAACCTAGTTTTGTTTATAGTGATAATGGTAAAAAGACTTGAAAAAATATTCTTGATAGCATTAATAATTTTAAATATCAAAATATTTATATAGCTTCAGATCCAGATCGTGAAGGCGAAGCTATTGCATATCATATTTATAATTCATTACCTAAATCAAAATTACAAAATGCTAAAAGAATTGTCTTTCACGAGATATCTGCTAAAGCAATAAATCAAGCTATAAATAATCCAATTGAATTGAATATGAATTTAGTTTATGCTCAATTTGCTAGATTGATTTATGATAAACTTTTTGGATATCGTGCAAGTAGTTTCATTCAACAAAATTTAGGACTTAAAAGCATAGGTAGAATTCAAGGTGTAGCTGTTAAATTACTAGGAGATAGAGATAAAGAGATTGCTAATTATCAACCAAATTATAAGTTTAAATTAACTATTAATGTCTTAGGTGATAATCAAAAAGAAGTTAGTTTAACAGAGATTGATGAAAATGAGAATATTAAATATTATGATTCTCAAGATCAAATCGATACAAATATTAATCAAGTTCAATGTACTAAAATAACTACTGAAGCACCTAAAGCATTAAAAGTTCCTAAACCTTATATTACAAGTACTTTATTAGTTGATATAACTAAAAAGTATAATGTTAAAGCAAAAGAAGTTCAAAACGCTTTACAAGTGCTATATCAAGATGGATTAATTACTTATCCAAGAACTGATAACTATAATATAAGTAATGATTTTATGATTGAACTTATTGATTATCTCAAGATTAAAAAATATCATCAAGTTGAAGATATTTTAGATGTTAAAGATGTAAGAAATTATAAAAATAATGAAAATTCTCAAGAAGCTCATGAGTGCTTGAGAATTGTCCATCCTGAAATAACAACAATGAGTTTAATTGATAAGTATAAGCAATTAGAACTAGGTATATATGAAACTTTATATAATAGAACTATTCTCCAAGGATTAAAGGATGCTATATATCAAAATACTAAAATTAAATTAAGTTCAAATAATCATTGTTTTATTACAACATCTAAAAAATTCACTTTTTTAGGGTTTGTAAGATACCTAAACAAAGATGATGATATTAAGTCTTTTACTTTAAATCAAAGCTATAAATCATCATCAGAAGTTAAACAAGTTAATTTAAATCCTGAACCTAAGTTATATACAGAAGCTTCATTAATTAATGAGTTAGAGCATAAAAGCATTGGTCGTCCTAGCACTTATGCAACATTTGGTGGAATATTATTAGATCGTGAATACGCAATTAAAAATAAAAAGGACTTAGTGCTAACTCATAAAGGTAAGGTACTATATCAAATAGTTGAAAGAGAATTTAAAGACTTTTGCAACTATGATTTTACAAAGAATTTTGAAAAAGATTTAGATTCTATTGTGCTAGGCCAAAACAATTATCAAGCATATTTAAAAATGCAAGATAATTTGATTTCAAACTTATTAAATAATAAAACTAATCAAGATTATTCAAATTTAAAACAAGAAATCAAAGAATCTAGATACACAAGAAGCAAAGAAAAGTTTTGTGATGCTTGTAATGAATACAGAATTGAAAGAACATCAAAAACGGGAAATACTTTTTGAGTTTGTAGCAATTATAAATATGATGCATCAACAAAAATTTCTAGTGGATGTTCTATAGAATGAAATAACATTTATAAAAATAACAAAAAACTAAAAAAATAA
- a CDS encoding GA module-containing protein — protein sequence MNKNLKKSLGLIATTMPAVAISLNLISASDVATETSTLTIQNLIEYLDGKRYLYLQGGLNDKQIDHYRTQLQTLESTNQNTQEKLLEIKTNIDKTYKAMVRGYLAVLANSIGDPGNEGATAQNPGEYNRYLEGYSNKITLPGYTYAWQSAYVGDFRRTTFAKTKVAVDYLLHDADYNFDLDSDNEFTDEQYKTKIHDLRDYFNREVPLLRNHNNAAMTLGSVGFLEAVRSKYFSNINDDGTDKTELHDDLYNTHIGAGGFYILSNFTLRDNGANIFVWYGTTRDQISQRVNNYDQAFKTLVKTRNKIKDFLTTDSIQLLNADYVDNSSYPAGQDLKLWFDRMQDACENMNNLATYPVNGWENKGFMKSANGNANFTFEKQSGYHYLDRYATIILGAANGPDRMLDRYNRIVNNIDRVIEREKNAATSKIRSFQYLTENETAGAELAISKINDGTISFIPDMRNEAKKFAEINASSAKEYALKAIENLPFDDMERFKNNVLSRTLDTNNPDEDVKYFEKQILDTWLYSVNSNPYLTDEQKASGSYIKTALAMYYNSNSSAEKTQKMKEVFKVIADETLQSITQNIDGLKLYNANEIQELKNQLNEGLEGLTAAEKYKKIVENLNLITTKISNDFNNYMSTNVIDNRNVTLATNNLITINSDLLLYNENIKSYLKTKLQLSNYLTDEQKQELKDKVDNITSTKNILPELNKIAESVIETIKSNYVNQWPADLQEEARNALTQKLATLPNNIDSLNSATNELTTELRNKYLTNLATVQNQLDSADYSAFEAELNGDLTVTKLNETKAKIIAKLNEDLGAKISGLNTLTSNQQNEIKQKLSDALNNSNNFGNDIASIFDKTTNLINTNSDQYNVDHLPSNVLSFNDLTNNDADQFNKMKENLKELLASNPLSTLIDPVDNWDNITNIDQLNSLKTTKLDAAKNQLLTKVQGLQWYNNNEFNDEITNLNNINDVNGLYNKILNDLTTSANSVIETLKIDNPTIEPINNISTINDFDTKVEEIIQTVKNNTNNLIDASQNTDKSATKTLLTTKTNTSNPLQGLLNNVNSITEKTKEDTKNAINSLTNLNDIQRQLFLDKLENANLSKLNEIYNDAALLEQKKQTAKDKIAALDGLGDVLIQKFQNNVNDLLPDQFENNFNNADALLTKYNEAKNQLDITNPSFVSKSGQDYELLSQELKDKLDSAYTALSNINNNKTEDNISTIDQAIDNLKQVITEAEQYKTNLISSKQDAIDDLDFLSGDQKTSFKNQIAGATSEAKMDTIIENAKSLDDSYENLSTKLNAVPSDYTTNKTKAFNLASKETQDQLEAATEEATNLNTNKNDNDTASVNSKANVLTDLILKAQNEVQNYLDESNKTIDNLNNFNDGLKNHFKDLISHANTKEEIQDIINQANQLNDAYTVLENKLVEQPTNYDLADNKDALDALLVNANNVNTNKTLNTSDAVMDLVNQLDTAYTNALDSIKAKKDVAKAIVDGLTNNLSADELANSKEQIDQATTQDQLDLITSKAQSLSDIDKLNMIDNAKKQELKDQIKNSNNIHDLKTPFENTKKELLTEIANSDLLNPNQNPKSDFVNANNGDLLNAAFGKALNNAKSNVNELLNTNILTNQEKQDFATKITDANTFNSLKELKDQITNLIKEKAKQTINDLDLINQDQKSNVLDNFDSLSIDQINDNYNNLVDLNSYKNPINNDIKALDLKPNDQIKIDQLLLDATTKPQADIVKAKALAIVELDKLSGLTDEQIQEFKDQIVNDQTLDQLGINNIVNKAKLLNQKNKSLNEVNNLGDITPENKEKFINAINNANDIENVIDLSNLASLQDKKDLATVIINETALNEQEKQALLDELNSPTTDTEEKVEDIIAKANALNLDKQKQDALKQLDKLHHLSPIESNDFRDKINASNDVLEISQLIKDATLLNEKNKANQEINDDLLDLDELKDQVINNVNNAHTVKEVQDLMKVARLDNAKHNGIKQIKQLQYLSNQEKQDFIDQVNSSTSSNQIQEIVNQAILKDKQNQINQNIDNLTHISQEQKDLFKNSVNTTYSIDQIEEIHQDARKLSSAYIQLQASYENFPEELKPLALDTLNHADTLLSNEDKVSVNKLEEINEVIKQLKDNLPDAKLLNELDTLLNSMQLSDQAKSTLKQNVDILSPSVKIKQVLDDVKAYNKQYQANNIDSLLNQYKDLLNKNSNNEIAKYLTKDIDQNILDNNLVNTTNTNDLPTINQLLTSKIASANNLSNAKTSFDKYMKQLNALENLPASYKKLVLDSIQSQYHQLFAKDQVSAADVEQFEQFASKLLKNQTAYDSNINSLHSKYQELNSLLSTDKYQNTSKKEQTKLDKIIQEFNDFMTNNIAKIIQLIIQIKTLKQFKI from the coding sequence ATGAATAAAAACTTGAAAAAATCATTAGGTTTAATAGCGACAACTATGCCAGCTGTTGCTATTTCTTTAAATCTAATAAGTGCAAGTGATGTTGCTACAGAAACATCAACTTTAACAATTCAAAATTTAATAGAATATTTAGATGGGAAACGTTATCTTTATTTACAAGGTGGTTTGAATGATAAACAAATAGATCATTATAGAACTCAATTACAAACACTTGAATCAACAAATCAAAATACTCAAGAAAAATTATTAGAAATAAAAACAAATATAGATAAAACTTATAAAGCGATGGTTAGAGGATATTTAGCGGTTTTAGCTAACTCTATCGGTGATCCTGGTAATGAAGGAGCTACAGCTCAAAATCCTGGTGAATACAATAGATATTTAGAAGGTTATTCTAATAAAATTACTTTACCTGGATATACATACGCTTGACAAAGTGCATATGTAGGAGACTTTAGAAGAACTACATTTGCAAAAACTAAAGTTGCTGTTGATTATTTATTACATGATGCAGATTATAATTTTGATTTAGATAGTGATAATGAATTTACTGATGAACAATATAAAACTAAAATTCATGACTTAAGAGATTATTTTAATAGAGAAGTACCATTGTTAAGAAACCATAATAATGCCGCAATGACATTAGGTTCAGTAGGGTTTCTAGAAGCTGTTAGAAGTAAATATTTTAGTAATATTAACGATGATGGAACTGATAAAACTGAGCTTCACGACGATTTATATAACACACATATTGGTGCAGGTGGATTTTATATTTTATCTAATTTTACTTTAAGAGATAATGGTGCAAATATTTTTGTTTGATATGGAACCACTAGAGATCAAATATCTCAAAGAGTAAATAATTATGATCAAGCGTTTAAGACACTTGTTAAAACAAGAAATAAAATAAAAGATTTTTTGACTACAGATTCTATTCAACTACTAAATGCAGACTATGTAGATAATAGTTCTTATCCTGCAGGACAAGATTTAAAACTTTGATTTGATAGAATGCAAGACGCTTGTGAAAATATGAACAATCTTGCTACCTATCCTGTTAATGGTTGAGAAAATAAAGGATTTATGAAATCTGCTAACGGTAATGCTAACTTTACCTTTGAAAAACAAAGTGGTTATCACTATCTAGATCGTTATGCTACTATAATCTTAGGAGCAGCTAATGGACCTGATAGAATGTTAGATCGTTACAACAGAATAGTAAATAATATTGATAGAGTTATTGAACGTGAGAAAAATGCTGCTACATCTAAAATTAGAAGTTTTCAATATTTAACAGAAAACGAAACCGCTGGTGCCGAGTTAGCGATTAGCAAAATAAATGATGGAACCATTAGTTTCATTCCTGATATGAGAAATGAAGCTAAAAAGTTTGCTGAAATTAATGCTTCAAGTGCTAAAGAATATGCTTTAAAAGCTATTGAAAATCTTCCTTTTGATGATATGGAGAGATTTAAGAATAACGTTCTTTCACGTACTCTTGATACAAATAATCCAGATGAGGATGTTAAGTATTTTGAAAAACAAATACTTGATACATGATTGTACTCAGTTAATTCAAACCCTTATTTAACTGATGAACAAAAAGCTTCTGGTAGTTATATAAAAACTGCTTTAGCAATGTATTACAACAGTAATTCTAGTGCAGAAAAAACTCAAAAAATGAAAGAAGTTTTTAAGGTTATTGCTGATGAAACACTACAATCTATAACACAAAACATTGATGGTCTAAAACTATACAATGCAAATGAAATACAAGAACTTAAAAACCAGTTAAATGAAGGTTTAGAAGGTCTAACAGCTGCTGAAAAATACAAAAAGATTGTAGAGAACTTAAATCTAATCACAACTAAAATTAGCAATGATTTTAATAACTATATGTCTACAAACGTTATTGATAATCGTAATGTAACTTTAGCAACTAATAATTTAATAACAATAAACTCTGATTTATTGTTATATAACGAAAATATTAAATCATACTTAAAAACAAAATTACAATTATCAAACTATCTTACAGATGAGCAAAAACAAGAATTAAAAGATAAAGTAGATAATATAACAAGTACAAAAAATATACTACCTGAGTTAAATAAAATTGCTGAATCTGTAATAGAAACTATTAAATCTAATTATGTTAATCAATGACCTGCTGATTTACAAGAAGAAGCAAGAAATGCATTAACACAAAAATTAGCTACTTTACCAAATAATATCGATTCATTAAATTCTGCTACTAATGAATTAACTACTGAATTAAGAAATAAATATCTAACTAATTTAGCAACAGTACAAAATCAGTTAGATAGTGCTGATTATTCAGCTTTTGAAGCTGAATTAAATGGTGATTTAACAGTTACTAAATTAAATGAAACAAAAGCTAAAATTATTGCTAAATTGAATGAAGATTTAGGTGCAAAAATTAGTGGTTTAAACACTTTAACTTCTAATCAGCAAAATGAAATTAAACAAAAATTATCTGATGCATTAAATAACTCAAATAATTTTGGTAATGATATCGCTTCAATATTTGATAAAACAACCAACTTAATTAACACTAATTCTGATCAATATAATGTAGATCATTTACCAAGTAATGTATTAAGCTTTAATGATTTAACAAATAATGATGCTGATCAATTTAATAAAATGAAAGAAAACTTAAAAGAATTATTAGCTTCTAATCCTCTTTCAACCTTAATTGATCCTGTAGATAATTGAGATAACATTACTAACATTGATCAATTAAATTCATTAAAAACAACTAAATTAGATGCAGCAAAAAATCAATTATTAACTAAAGTTCAAGGTCTACAATGATATAACAACAATGAATTTAATGATGAAATTACTAACTTAAACAATATCAATGATGTAAATGGTTTATATAACAAGATATTAAATGATTTAACAACTTCAGCAAATAGTGTGATTGAAACACTTAAAATAGATAATCCTACAATTGAACCAATTAATAACATTAGTACCATTAACGATTTTGACACTAAAGTAGAAGAAATCATTCAAACAGTTAAGAATAACACTAATAATTTAATTGATGCTTCTCAAAACACTGATAAATCTGCTACTAAAACATTATTAACCACTAAAACTAATACATCTAATCCATTACAAGGTTTATTAAATAATGTGAATTCAATAACTGAAAAAACAAAAGAAGACACAAAGAACGCAATTAATTCATTAACTAACTTAAACGATATTCAAAGACAATTATTTTTAGATAAATTAGAAAATGCTAATTTATCTAAATTAAATGAAATCTATAATGATGCAGCATTATTAGAGCAAAAGAAACAAACAGCCAAAGACAAAATTGCTGCTTTAGATGGTTTAGGTGATGTTTTAATTCAAAAATTCCAAAATAATGTTAATGATTTATTACCAGATCAATTTGAAAATAACTTCAATAATGCTGATGCATTATTGACTAAATATAATGAAGCAAAAAATCAATTAGATATCACTAATCCTTCATTTGTTTCAAAATCAGGTCAAGATTATGAACTTCTTTCTCAAGAATTAAAAGATAAATTAGATTCAGCATATACTGCATTAAGTAATATTAACAATAATAAAACTGAAGATAATATTTCTACAATTGATCAAGCAATTGATAATTTAAAACAAGTAATCACTGAAGCAGAACAATATAAAACTAACTTAATTTCTTCTAAACAAGATGCAATTGATGATCTAGATTTTCTTTCAGGCGATCAAAAAACAAGTTTTAAAAATCAAATCGCTGGTGCTACTTCAGAAGCTAAAATGGATACAATTATTGAAAATGCCAAATCATTAGATGATTCATATGAAAACTTGAGCACTAAATTAAATGCTGTTCCTAGTGATTACACAACAAACAAAACTAAAGCATTTAATCTAGCATCTAAAGAAACTCAAGATCAACTTGAAGCAGCTACTGAAGAAGCTACTAATTTAAACACAAATAAAAATGATAATGACACCGCTAGTGTAAATTCTAAAGCTAATGTTTTAACAGATTTAATCCTTAAAGCACAAAATGAAGTACAAAATTATTTAGATGAATCTAATAAAACAATTGATAATTTAAATAACTTCAATGACGGATTAAAAAATCATTTTAAAGATTTAATTTCTCACGCAAATACTAAAGAAGAAATTCAAGATATTATTAATCAAGCAAATCAATTAAATGATGCTTATACAGTGTTAGAAAATAAATTAGTAGAGCAACCTACTAATTATGATTTAGCAGATAATAAAGATGCTTTAGATGCATTATTAGTTAATGCTAATAATGTTAATACTAATAAAACTTTAAACACTTCAGATGCAGTGATGGATTTAGTAAATCAATTAGATACCGCTTATACCAATGCTCTTGATAGCATTAAAGCTAAAAAAGATGTTGCTAAAGCTATAGTTGATGGTTTAACAAACAACTTATCAGCGGATGAATTAGCTAATTCAAAAGAACAAATAGATCAAGCAACAACTCAAGATCAATTAGATTTAATCACAAGCAAAGCTCAATCATTAAGTGATATCGATAAACTTAATATGATTGATAATGCTAAAAAACAAGAATTAAAAGATCAAATTAAAAATTCTAACAATATTCACGATCTAAAAACACCATTTGAAAACACTAAAAAAGAATTATTAACTGAAATTGCTAACTCAGATTTATTAAATCCTAACCAAAATCCTAAATCAGATTTTGTTAATGCAAATAATGGTGATTTATTAAATGCTGCATTTGGCAAAGCATTAAATAACGCTAAATCTAATGTAAATGAATTGCTTAATACAAATATATTAACCAACCAAGAAAAACAAGATTTTGCAACTAAAATTACTGATGCAAATACTTTTAATTCATTAAAAGAATTAAAAGATCAAATCACTAATTTAATTAAAGAAAAAGCTAAACAAACAATAAATGATTTAGATTTAATTAATCAAGATCAAAAATCTAACGTATTAGATAACTTTGATAGCTTATCTATAGATCAAATTAATGATAATTACAATAATTTAGTTGATTTAAACAGTTATAAAAATCCTATAAATAATGATATTAAAGCTTTAGATCTTAAACCTAATGATCAAATCAAAATTGATCAATTATTACTTGATGCTACTACTAAACCTCAAGCAGATATAGTAAAAGCTAAAGCTTTAGCTATAGTTGAATTAGATAAACTTAGCGGTTTAACTGATGAACAAATCCAAGAATTTAAAGATCAAATTGTAAATGATCAAACTTTAGATCAATTAGGAATTAATAATATAGTCAATAAAGCTAAATTATTAAATCAAAAGAATAAATCCTTAAACGAAGTTAATAATTTAGGTGATATAACTCCAGAAAATAAAGAAAAATTCATTAATGCAATTAATAATGCTAACGACATTGAAAATGTTATAGATTTAAGTAATCTTGCATCATTGCAAGATAAAAAAGATCTTGCTACTGTAATAATTAATGAAACCGCATTAAATGAACAAGAAAAACAAGCATTATTAGATGAGTTAAATTCTCCTACTACTGATACTGAAGAAAAAGTAGAAGATATCATTGCTAAAGCTAATGCTTTAAATCTTGATAAACAAAAACAAGATGCATTAAAACAATTAGATAAATTACATCATTTATCACCTATAGAATCAAATGATTTTAGAGATAAAATAAACGCTTCAAATGATGTTTTAGAAATTAGTCAATTAATTAAAGATGCAACTTTATTAAACGAAAAAAATAAAGCAAATCAAGAAATTAATGATGATTTATTAGACTTAGATGAATTAAAAGACCAAGTAATAAATAACGTAAATAACGCTCATACAGTTAAAGAAGTGCAAGATTTAATGAAAGTTGCTAGATTGGATAATGCAAAACATAATGGTATCAAACAAATCAAACAACTACAATATTTAAGCAATCAAGAAAAACAAGATTTCATTGATCAAGTAAATTCAAGCACTAGTTCAAATCAAATTCAAGAAATAGTAAATCAAGCAATATTAAAAGATAAACAAAATCAAATTAATCAAAATATTGATAATTTAACTCACATTAGTCAAGAACAAAAAGATTTATTTAAAAACTCAGTTAATACCACATATTCAATTGATCAAATTGAAGAAATTCATCAAGATGCTAGAAAATTAAGTTCTGCTTATATTCAACTCCAAGCTTCTTATGAAAACTTTCCTGAAGAATTAAAACCTTTAGCATTAGATACTTTAAACCACGCAGATACTTTATTGTCTAATGAAGATAAAGTTTCAGTTAATAAATTAGAAGAAATTAATGAAGTAATTAAACAATTAAAAGATAATTTACCTGATGCTAAATTATTGAACGAATTAGATACTTTATTAAATAGTATGCAACTTAGCGATCAAGCTAAATCAACTCTTAAACAAAATGTAGATATTTTAAGTCCTAGTGTTAAAATTAAGCAAGTATTAGATGATGTTAAAGCTTATAATAAACAATATCAAGCAAATAATATTGATAGTTTATTAAATCAATACAAAGATTTATTAAACAAAAATAGCAATAATGAAATTGCTAAATATTTAACAAAAGATATTGATCAAAATATATTAGACAATAACTTAGTTAATACTACAAACACAAATGATTTACCAACTATAAATCAATTATTAACTTCAAAAATTGCTAGTGCTAATAATTTATCAAATGCTAAAACATCATTTGATAAATATATGAAACAATTAAATGCTTTGGAAAATCTACCTGCATCATATAAAAAATTAGTATTAGATTCAATACAATCTCAATATCATCAATTATTTGCTAAAGATCAAGTATCAGCTGCTGATGTTGAACAATTTGAACAATTTGCAAGTAAATTACTCAAAAACCAAACAGCTTATGATTCAAATATTAATTCATTACATTCTAAATATCAAGAATTAAATAGTTTATTATCTACTGATAAATACCAAAATACAAGTAAAAAAGAGCAAACGAAATTAGATAAAATCATTCAAGAATTTAATGATTTCATGACTAATAACATTGCCAAGATAATACAATTAATAATACAAATAAAGACATTAAAGCAATTCAAGATTTAA
- a CDS encoding Mbov_0400 family ICE element protein: MEVIRKPKSKISIQTASFNDIGRIILTHKPGYNLRPLVIWYDKSNVYYLNCKSGEVVNSDGEIIKRELPENSVEFTYNGKASYVDVSNIQVMNKDDFEKIYGALDSENIKPKIYNLTNQKAKEILIKMNEFIQKGDYTFQKTKIADIKKLKNKKLKVILESEVLCSKTAKIQDEIIDKSLKCIFSNVVDALGVEAPEYWENDKSNFKDSFAFGILSRDLGSFLTNYQKKKQEVLEEKTLKQEDNNTQKVVEKEDNESALDISLD, encoded by the coding sequence ATGGAAGTTATAAGAAAACCAAAATCAAAAATTTCAATTCAAACCGCTTCATTTAACGACATAGGAAGAATAATTCTAACTCACAAACCAGGTTATAATTTACGTCCTTTAGTCATTTGATATGATAAGTCTAATGTCTATTACCTTAATTGTAAAAGTGGTGAAGTAGTAAATAGTGACGGAGAAATAATCAAAAGAGAGCTACCTGAAAATAGTGTTGAATTCACTTATAATGGTAAAGCAAGTTATGTAGATGTTAGCAATATCCAAGTGATGAATAAGGATGATTTTGAAAAAATTTATGGTGCTTTAGATAGTGAAAATATAAAACCTAAAATATACAATTTAACTAATCAAAAAGCAAAAGAAATTTTAATAAAAATGAATGAATTTATACAAAAAGGTGATTATACTTTTCAAAAAACTAAGATAGCTGATATTAAAAAACTTAAAAACAAAAAGCTAAAAGTCATATTAGAGAGTGAAGTTCTTTGTTCTAAAACAGCAAAAATTCAAGATGAAATCATAGATAAATCACTTAAATGTATATTCAGTAATGTAGTTGATGCTCTTGGAGTTGAAGCTCCTGAATATTGAGAAAATGATAAATCTAATTTTAAAGATTCATTTGCTTTTGGTATTTTATCTAGAGATTTGGGAAGTTTTTTAACCAATTACCAAAAGAAAAAACAAGAAGTTTTGGAAGAAAAAACATTAAAACAAGAGGATAACAACACACAAAAAGTAGTAGAAAAAGAAGATAATGAATCTGCTTTAGATATTTCATTAGATTAA